Proteins from a genomic interval of Scomber japonicus isolate fScoJap1 chromosome 10, fScoJap1.pri, whole genome shotgun sequence:
- the apoeb gene encoding apolipoprotein Eb, with protein MKAVALILALAVITGCNARAVRQADATVNRWEESVDRFWQYVSELNQQADGVVQTLKTSQLTRELDTLITDTMAELTAYKEEIQTKVGPYAETSTGQLSEDLQLLATKLQKDMVDAKERSTEYLGELKTMMEQNSDDVRNRISTYTHKLKKRLNKDTEEIRNTVATYLGELQSRTSQNLDAVKDHVEPYVQQASDTATKKLGDISTILRSQAEGLGQQLETQAEGLKTQLESTAQDLRTSLEGKIDELTELLSPYATQIREQVEGIIEKVKETASA; from the exons ATGAAGGCCGTAGCTCTGATCCTCGCTCTGGCAGTCATCACTG GCTGCAATGCCCGTGCAGTGCGCCAGGCAGATGCCACCGTAAACCGCTGGGAGGAATCTGTGGATCGTTTCTGGCAGTATGTCTCTGAGCTGAACCAACAAGCCGATGGAGTTGTGCAGACCCTTAAGACCTCTCAGCTCACCAGAGAGCTAGA CACTCTGATTACTGACACCATGGCAGAGCTGACAGCATACAAAGAGGAAATTCAGACCAAGGTCGGCCCTTATGCTGAGACCTCCACTGGCCAGCTGTCCGAGGACCTGCAGCTTCTGGCCACCAAACTGCAGAAGGACATGGTGGATGCCAAGGAGCGCAGCACTGAGTATCTGGGTGAGCTCAAGACCATGATGGAGCAGAACTCTGATGATGTCCGCAACCGCATCAGCACCTACACCCACAAGCTGAAGAAACGCCTGAACAAGGACACCGAGGAGATCCGCAA CACTGTGGCCACCTACCTGGGTGAGCTCCAGTCCCGCACCTCCCAGAATCTGGATGCTGTGAAGGACCATGTTGAGCCCTACGTCCAGCAGGCCAGTGACACAGCCACCAAGAAGCTGGGTGACATCTCTACCATTCTGAGGAGCCAGGCTGAGGGTCTGGgccagcagctggagacccAGGCTGAGGGCCTCAAGACCCAACTGGAGTCCACTGCCCAGGACCTGCGCACCTCCCTGGAAGGCAAGATCGACGAGCTGACCGAGCTGTTGTCCCCCTACGCCACACAGATCCGTGAGCAGGTTGAGGGCATCATTGAAAAGGTCAAGGAGACCGCCTCCGCCTAA
- the LOC128366547 gene encoding apolipoprotein A-IV-like, which translates to MKVLVVLVLAVFSGCQANLFYADAPKPQLEVLNDAFWDYVAKATETADDTLQMIRKSQFGQDVSARLTDSTELATKYAVSLQGQLHPAAQDLITKVTTEADVLKERMIEELSTVKGKLEPFTEDMKAQIQQRVEQLKQELAPYVDTVDTEALRTTLMQRSEELRTNLEQTVTDLQTQLGPYTDDLKQKVDQHLEDFKVKVAPVTERVQSELTQRAQQVKDMAAPYVDELRTKLDPYAQDLQTQLMSLYESFVKAN; encoded by the exons ATGAAGGTCCTTGTTGTGCTGGTCCTAGCTGTTTTCAGTG GCTGTCAGGCCAACCTCTTCTATGCTGATGCACCCAAGCCACAGCTGGAAGTGCTGAATGATGCTTTCTGGGACTATGTTGCCAAGGCCACTGAGACAGCTGATGACACCCTCCAGATGATCAGGAAGTCACAGTTTGGACAGGATGTCAG TGCCCGTTTGACAGATAGCACCGAGCTTGCCACCAAGTACGCAGTCTCTCTGCAAGGGCAGCTTCACCCTGCAGCCCAGGACCTCATCACTAAGGTCACCACAGAAGCTGATGTGCTGAAAGAGCGTATGATCGAGGAACTGAGCACTGTCAAGGGAAAGCTGGAGCCTTTCACCGAGGACATGAAGGCCCAGATCCAGCAGagagtggagcagctgaaacaGGAGCTCGCCCCCTATGTAGACACTGTGGACACTGAGGCACTGAGAACCACCCTGATGCAGAGGAGTGAGGAGCTGAGGACCAACCTGGAGCAGACTGTGACGGACCTGCAGACTCAGCTGGGGCCCTACACTGATGACCTGAAGCAGAAGGTGGACCAACACCTGGAGGACTTCAAGGTGAAGGTGGCCCCTGTGACCGAGAGGGTCCAGAGTGAGCTGACTCAGAGAGCCCAGCAGGTGAAAGATATGGCTGCCCCCTACGTTGATGAGCTGAGAACAAAGCTGGACCCCTATGCCCAGGACCTCCAGACCCAGCTCATGTCCCTCTATGAGTCCTTCGTGAAAGCCAACTAA